In Myxococcus guangdongensis, the sequence GGAGGGACGGGATGCGATGGGCCCTATCGGACATCGCCGGTTTTGGCCGGTCAAGTGTACGCGCATCGACACGGACGCCCTGACCCGCGACCGGGAACAGCTCTGGGCCGAAGCTGTCGTGCGCTTCCATCAGGGCGAAACGTGGTGGCTGAGCAACGACGAAGCGGCGGGCGCTGAGCGGCACGCGGCCCTGCGCGCGGAGAACTACGGCGACAGCCGCAAAGAGGTCATCTTGCGGTGGCTGCTCGAAATGCCCTCCGAGAAGCGTCCGGCCGACGTGACGATCCTCCAGGTGGGCGTCGATGC encodes:
- a CDS encoding virulence-associated E family protein; amino-acid sequence: MGPIGHRRFWPVKCTRIDTDALTRDREQLWAEAVVRFHQGETWWLSNDEAAGAERHAALRAENYGDSRKEVILRWLLEMPSEKRPADVTILQVGVDAFSLAPAQVDQRISREIASALKALRFVRGQRRMDDGSRPLVYALPDELKHAPVEKRGERRPPLQVIAMGS